GCTGCGCGGACGCCCAGGCCTCTCTCCCGCTGAGCAGACCATTCCTGCAGGCGTCTGGTATCCGGCCGAGCTGCAGGCGAAGGCACGGAACAACATCCTCCAAGTGGTCAGTGAGAAGGCTTTGCTCTGGGAGATCTGAGCGACCAGAAACACCCTTGCGTTCAGCAGTTGCGCGAGATGCAGCGGAAGCCGAGGTGACTTGTGCTTTCGCTGGCTTCCTGAGGAGAGCGGGCAGCAGGGCGGAAGCGGAGGCAGTACTGAGGCGAGCAGAGGTGCGAACCACCCTTGATGATTTTCAGGTCGCCTCCGGCTTCGGATCCTGAGCAGCAGCAGTGCACTCCCGG
Above is a window of Synechococcus sp. BIOS-E4-1 DNA encoding:
- a CDS encoding SUMF1/EgtB/PvdO family nonheme iron enzyme; this translates as MGTFPANGYGLFDMEGNVWEWTESSWQDHPGVHCCCSGSEAGGDLKIIKGGSHLCSPQYCLRFRPAARSPQEASESTSHLGFRCISRNC